A stretch of the uncultured Cohaesibacter sp. genome encodes the following:
- a CDS encoding LrgB family protein, giving the protein MTDFSSLWVYLSASPLFHLTMTLVAYQVGLALYQKAGMTPFLNPVLLAILIVVAVLVMSGTPYERYFDGAKFVHFLLGPATVALAIPLYRQFDKVRRSGFALMVSLLSGSFVAASTAVLIAWALGGSEQSFLSLAPKSVTAPVAMGITKELGGLPSLTAVLVISTGIIGAILGPYILNFVGVKSWAARGVAMGTASHGIGTARALQVNEEAGAFSGLAMGLNALATAILLPLVWYWLF; this is encoded by the coding sequence ATGACGGATTTTTCATCCCTCTGGGTGTATCTCAGCGCCAGTCCGCTGTTTCATCTGACCATGACGTTGGTGGCCTATCAGGTGGGGTTGGCGCTTTACCAGAAGGCAGGCATGACACCGTTTCTCAATCCGGTGCTCTTGGCGATCCTGATCGTGGTGGCCGTCTTGGTCATGTCCGGCACGCCCTATGAACGCTATTTTGACGGGGCGAAGTTTGTCCATTTTCTGCTTGGCCCGGCGACGGTGGCTTTGGCCATTCCGCTTTATCGCCAGTTTGACAAAGTGCGCCGCTCCGGCTTTGCGCTGATGGTCAGCTTGCTGAGCGGCTCCTTCGTGGCGGCCAGCACGGCAGTTTTGATTGCTTGGGCGCTGGGGGGATCGGAACAGTCGTTTCTGTCGCTTGCGCCCAAATCCGTCACCGCGCCCGTGGCGATGGGCATCACCAAGGAATTGGGTGGCCTGCCGTCTTTGACCGCCGTGCTGGTGATCTCAACGGGCATTATCGGCGCCATCCTCGGACCCTATATATTGAACTTTGTCGGGGTCAAGAGCTGGGCGGCCCGTGGCGTGGCCATGGGGACGGCCAGCCATGGCATCGGCACGGCGCGGGCCTTGCAGGTCAATGAGGAAGCCGGTGCCTTTTCCGGCCTTGCGATGGGGCTGAATGCCCTGGCAACCGCCATTTTGTTGCCACTGGTTTGGTATTGGTTGTTTTAG
- a CDS encoding CidA/LrgA family protein: MLGLRKTNGKSCDALYGAESLAPILRAGGIDLLFALTLIFLCQLLGESIVTLLGLPVPGPVVGMALMFIGLSIKGGIPADVAMVGDSLLKHLSLLFIPAGVGVMLHAKLLRAEMLPISISLLVSTVLAIAVTGLMMRWLMKEAAPHEGETEQ, translated from the coding sequence GTGTTAGGCCTGCGAAAGACCAATGGCAAGAGCTGTGATGCACTTTATGGTGCAGAGAGCCTTGCTCCCATTTTGCGCGCCGGAGGTATTGATTTGCTGTTCGCCCTGACACTCATTTTCCTTTGCCAATTGCTTGGCGAAAGCATTGTCACCTTGCTCGGCTTACCGGTGCCCGGCCCGGTGGTGGGCATGGCCCTGATGTTCATCGGGCTTTCCATAAAGGGGGGCATTCCGGCCGATGTCGCCATGGTCGGAGACAGCTTGCTCAAGCATCTGTCCTTGTTGTTCATTCCGGCAGGTGTCGGAGTCATGCTGCATGCGAAATTGTTACGAGCGGAAATGCTGCCAATATCGATCTCGCTGTTGGTCAGCACCGTGCTGGCGATTGCCGTGACAGGACTGATGATGCGCTGGCTGATGAAGGAAGCAGCACCACATGAGGGAGAGACGGAACAATGA
- a CDS encoding crosslink repair DNA glycosylase YcaQ family protein: protein MAMQSLSNRQARRIALKAQGFLPQRRNLKRPDQRHLASIFDSIGLLQIDSVNVLDRAHYLTLFARLGAYDRNLIDRAAHAVTPPSKPKDYFEYWGHEASILPVALYPALKWRMEDAARHQGLWGGIGRFARENPKRVEAVYRQIEQHGPIGVGALDKERRGKGAWWGWSDTKIALEFLFWSGRITSAGRQTFARLYDIPERVLPEQILAQGTLPAADAKRQLIEIGARSHGVGTEACLRDYFRLSPKDSKQAIAELVESGILEPVEVEGFSKQAYLHKDAAIPARATCQALLAPFDSLIFMRDRAESLFNFRYRIEIYVPKEKRQFGYYVLPFLLGDQLVARLDLKANRQESILEVFASHPEPKIDQGKVSKALAAELEIMAQWMGLSDIRVHPKGDLSANLGQAVAGA from the coding sequence ATGGCCATGCAATCGCTCTCCAACCGGCAAGCAAGGCGAATCGCTTTGAAGGCGCAAGGATTTCTGCCGCAGCGACGCAACCTGAAACGGCCCGATCAGCGCCATTTGGCTTCCATCTTCGATTCCATAGGTCTGTTGCAGATCGACAGCGTCAATGTGCTGGACCGGGCGCACTATTTGACCCTGTTTGCCCGGCTTGGGGCCTATGATCGCAATCTGATCGACCGCGCCGCCCATGCGGTGACACCTCCAAGCAAGCCGAAAGATTATTTCGAATATTGGGGCCATGAAGCGTCAATTTTGCCGGTTGCACTCTATCCGGCCCTTAAATGGCGGATGGAAGATGCAGCACGCCATCAGGGGCTTTGGGGCGGTATTGGCCGCTTTGCGAGAGAAAACCCCAAGCGGGTGGAAGCGGTCTATCGTCAGATCGAGCAACATGGCCCGATCGGGGTTGGTGCACTGGACAAGGAGCGCCGTGGCAAAGGGGCATGGTGGGGCTGGAGCGACACCAAGATTGCGCTGGAATTTCTGTTCTGGTCCGGGCGGATCACGTCAGCAGGGCGGCAGACCTTTGCCCGGCTCTATGACATTCCCGAACGGGTGTTGCCTGAACAGATTTTAGCGCAAGGCACCCTGCCAGCCGCGGACGCCAAACGACAGCTGATCGAGATCGGGGCGCGGAGCCATGGGGTCGGGACAGAAGCCTGTTTGCGCGATTATTTCCGCCTGTCACCCAAAGACAGCAAGCAGGCGATTGCGGAACTGGTTGAAAGTGGCATTCTGGAGCCTGTTGAGGTGGAGGGTTTTTCCAAACAGGCCTATTTGCACAAGGATGCAGCGATCCCGGCGCGCGCCACGTGCCAGGCTTTGCTGGCGCCGTTTGATTCCCTGATTTTCATGCGCGACCGGGCAGAGTCATTGTTCAATTTCCGTTACCGGATCGAGATATATGTGCCCAAGGAAAAACGCCAGTTCGGCTATTATGTGCTGCCATTCCTGCTTGGCGATCAATTGGTGGCGCGGCTCGACCTGAAGGCCAACCGGCAAGAGAGCATTCTGGAAGTCTTTGCCAGCCATCCAGAGCCGAAGATTGATCAGGGGAAAGTGTCAAAGGCGCTTGCAGCAGAGCTTGAGATAATGGCGCAGTGGATGGGGCTATCTGACATTCGCGTGCATCCAAAAGGGGATCTTTCGGCAAATCTCGGCCAAGCGGTTGCTGGGGCCTAG
- a CDS encoding M20/M25/M40 family metallo-hydrolase produces MNIDLLRRLCETPGVPGREHRVRALIESEIEGLFDETYVDPMGSLICTRYPTADLPDDSEVESILLLCHMDEIGFLVSHVSDKGFLHIDPVGGFDPRTLFARRVLVCTKDGDYKGVMNAGGKALHISSPEERKKLPEVTDFIVDLGMGEEAKSKIKVGDFIVMDEPLLDLDKKVVSKALDNRIACWLGIEAIRQMVEADVKHACEIVVAFTAQEEVGLRGARTASFGVAPDIALGIDTTLACDTPGTPEKDTVTVQGKGFGLHVKDGSFIADIDLVEEIEALAEEKGIACQRTILARGGQDGAAGQQAGSGARAIGIVVGTRYIHTVTEMIEKADLIAARDIIAAYLGSK; encoded by the coding sequence ATGAATATCGATCTTCTTCGTCGTCTTTGTGAAACGCCGGGTGTTCCGGGCCGTGAACATCGGGTCCGCGCCCTGATTGAATCAGAAATTGAGGGCCTGTTTGACGAGACCTATGTCGACCCGATGGGGTCGCTGATCTGTACCCGCTATCCGACAGCAGATCTGCCGGACGATTCGGAAGTGGAAAGCATTCTACTGCTCTGCCACATGGACGAGATCGGCTTTTTGGTCAGTCATGTGTCCGACAAGGGCTTTTTGCACATTGACCCGGTCGGCGGATTTGATCCACGCACCCTGTTTGCCCGCCGCGTGCTCGTGTGCACCAAGGATGGGGACTATAAGGGCGTGATGAATGCGGGCGGCAAGGCCCTGCACATCTCCTCCCCTGAAGAGCGCAAGAAGCTGCCTGAAGTCACCGACTTCATCGTTGATCTGGGCATGGGCGAGGAAGCCAAGAGCAAAATCAAGGTCGGCGACTTCATCGTCATGGACGAGCCACTGCTCGATCTCGACAAGAAAGTCGTCTCCAAGGCGCTCGACAACCGCATTGCCTGCTGGCTGGGCATCGAAGCCATCCGTCAGATGGTTGAAGCGGACGTCAAGCATGCTTGCGAAATCGTGGTGGCCTTCACCGCTCAGGAAGAAGTGGGCCTGCGCGGTGCGCGGACTGCATCCTTCGGCGTGGCCCCGGACATCGCCCTTGGCATCGACACGACGCTGGCCTGTGATACGCCCGGCACACCGGAAAAAGACACGGTCACCGTTCAGGGCAAAGGCTTTGGCCTGCATGTGAAGGACGGCTCCTTCATTGCCGATATTGATCTGGTGGAAGAAATCGAAGCCTTGGCCGAGGAAAAAGGCATCGCCTGTCAGCGCACGATCCTTGCCCGTGGTGGTCAGGATGGGGCCGCCGGTCAGCAGGCTGGTTCTGGCGCGCGAGCCATCGGCATTGTCGTCGGCACCCGTTATATCCATACGGTCACCGAGATGATCGAAAAGGCTGATCTGATTGCCGCCCGCGATATTATCGCGGCCTATCTGGGCAGCAAATAA
- a CDS encoding DnaJ C-terminal domain-containing protein, with protein sequence MRDPYSVLGVPRSASEREIKSAFRKLAKQYHPDQNKNDPNAQEKFSEVNQAYEIVGDKDKRKRFDNGEIDAEGKERFQGFGGGGGGGDPFGGRGNPFGNATGGGFGGGAAEDILNEIFGNMGGGRAGGSPFGTGARNDPFGGARQQAQPQKGQDAEAKLTVTLEDLVSSDKRRVHLPTGKSLDMKVPDGVKDGQTIRMKGQGFESRTGPAGDALVTIEILPHKLFKVEDQNIRLDLPLTLYEAVLGAKIRIPTLEGKVEIKVPAGMSSGKSMRLKGKGLPGRDGKRGDLFVTAKIILPEGSDPGLRTLMEDWQDTNTYRPRGPEFG encoded by the coding sequence ATGAGAGATCCATATAGCGTTCTTGGGGTGCCAAGGTCGGCTAGTGAGCGTGAGATCAAAAGCGCCTTCCGCAAACTGGCCAAGCAATATCACCCCGATCAGAACAAAAACGACCCAAATGCACAGGAAAAATTTTCCGAAGTCAATCAGGCCTACGAGATCGTCGGCGACAAGGACAAACGCAAGCGCTTTGACAATGGCGAAATCGACGCCGAGGGCAAGGAGCGCTTTCAGGGCTTTGGCGGTGGCGGCGGCGGTGGTGACCCGTTCGGTGGACGCGGTAATCCATTTGGCAATGCAACGGGCGGCGGCTTTGGCGGTGGCGCGGCTGAAGATATCCTGAACGAGATTTTCGGCAATATGGGTGGCGGTCGCGCAGGTGGCAGCCCCTTTGGAACAGGCGCCCGCAACGATCCGTTTGGTGGTGCGCGCCAACAAGCCCAGCCGCAAAAAGGCCAGGATGCTGAAGCCAAATTGACCGTGACCCTTGAAGACCTTGTCTCAAGCGACAAGCGCCGGGTGCATCTGCCCACCGGCAAGAGCCTCGACATGAAGGTGCCAGATGGCGTCAAGGATGGCCAGACGATCCGCATGAAGGGGCAGGGCTTTGAATCGCGCACCGGCCCGGCAGGCGATGCCTTGGTAACCATCGAAATCCTGCCGCACAAGCTGTTCAAGGTTGAGGATCAGAATATCCGCCTTGATCTACCGCTCACGCTTTATGAAGCGGTTTTGGGCGCGAAAATCCGCATTCCGACCCTTGAAGGCAAGGTCGAGATCAAGGTGCCTGCGGGCATGAGTTCGGGCAAGTCAATGCGTCTCAAAGGCAAGGGCCTGCCTGGTCGGGATGGCAAGCGTGGTGATCTGTTCGTCACCGCCAAGATCATTCTGCCCGAGGGCTCCGACCCGGGCCTGCGCACCCTGATGGAAGATTGGCAGGACACCAACACCTATCGCCCACGCGGGCCGGAATTCGGCTGA
- a CDS encoding DUF805 domain-containing protein, whose amino-acid sequence MFALFNPFYGEISRKAWWNYQSVIWVIFGLIAAAFYFLLAALRAGDAFAEGLSTPFGIVVASVLAIAGIYMNFCTCVNRLRNTGRTGWWWLIFQVPVIGAPLMLYFCGIEKGDPIQRPMNVQKELDALKARYERETDQAGQGDVTVLKAIPTAPSAPDLSAHAPSTHDYGKRNQRQTGRREVRSNGPTFGRRGVG is encoded by the coding sequence ATGTTTGCATTATTCAATCCCTTCTATGGTGAGATTTCCCGCAAGGCCTGGTGGAACTACCAGTCTGTCATCTGGGTGATCTTCGGCCTGATCGCGGCGGCCTTTTATTTTCTCCTTGCAGCCTTGCGAGCAGGGGATGCTTTTGCTGAGGGCCTCTCAACGCCCTTTGGGATTGTTGTTGCGAGCGTGCTGGCAATCGCCGGGATCTACATGAATTTCTGCACCTGCGTCAATCGTCTGCGCAATACCGGCCGCACCGGCTGGTGGTGGCTGATCTTCCAGGTGCCTGTCATAGGGGCCCCTTTGATGCTTTACTTCTGCGGCATCGAAAAAGGTGATCCCATCCAGCGGCCAATGAATGTGCAAAAGGAACTTGATGCTCTGAAGGCGCGTTATGAGCGCGAGACGGATCAGGCAGGTCAAGGGGATGTAACAGTCCTCAAGGCGATACCGACCGCACCATCCGCTCCAGACCTATCGGCCCATGCCCCATCCACCCATGATTATGGCAAAAGAAACCAGCGTCAGACAGGGCGACGTGAGGTCCGCAGCAACGGCCCCACCTTCGGCCGCCGCGGCGTGGGCTAG
- a CDS encoding HAD-IA family hydrolase produces the protein MPLDVSRIECLIFDLDGTLVDSEVLCQQAHCDVVPELDWDAAYLIDNYRGTKLKEIVEAIEERIGRPLGADYEARYRARVADLFDNQLQPFPGVSEAVQALDLPRCIASSGPLAKMRHSLGLSGLLPLFEPHLFSSYEIDSWKPEPDLFLHAAAVMGTAPHACLVIEDSGPGIEAAKAAGMQYLLHCPDGHHPPVGYQGPVFTQYSAFPLLGNG, from the coding sequence ATGCCTTTGGACGTGAGCCGGATTGAATGCCTGATCTTTGATCTCGATGGTACGCTCGTGGATAGCGAAGTCCTGTGCCAGCAGGCCCATTGCGATGTGGTGCCAGAGCTTGACTGGGATGCCGCCTATCTGATCGACAATTATCGCGGCACCAAACTCAAAGAGATTGTTGAAGCGATTGAAGAGCGGATCGGAAGGCCGCTGGGGGCGGATTATGAAGCACGCTATCGCGCACGGGTCGCAGACCTGTTTGACAACCAGTTGCAGCCCTTCCCCGGTGTGTCGGAGGCTGTGCAGGCGCTTGATCTGCCTCGTTGTATTGCCTCATCCGGCCCTTTGGCAAAAATGCGCCATTCGCTTGGTCTGAGCGGATTGTTGCCGCTGTTTGAGCCGCATCTTTTCAGCTCTTACGAAATTGACAGCTGGAAACCGGAGCCGGATCTGTTTTTGCATGCGGCTGCGGTAATGGGCACTGCACCTCATGCCTGTCTGGTGATTGAGGATAGCGGTCCGGGCATAGAGGCAGCCAAGGCAGCAGGGATGCAATATCTGCTGCACTGTCCGGACGGGCATCACCCTCCTGTTGGCTATCAGGGTCCGGTATTCACGCAATATTCTGCTTTTCCCCTGCTGGGGAATGGATGA
- a CDS encoding OmpA family protein: MSMLKNWVIPGALAVGVVTAISLYTKTAKMEADLTERSTAVLQDKGMDWATVTFDGRDGVLTGVAPEEGVSAWAVELIDIVWGVHTINDETTLLPSRSPFTWGLERDGNNLAMIGYLPYELSKSVPADMQTLFDGVSFTSSTDAARGAPADMDKVVAFSADLASLLPNAKIMLVDNKLTITGALEDGNNDHIALFKAIQSRLASTDLGVIELDLKIAEPKAPVEQAADEASAKAKDGLLISRTDKGVSIVGTVPSEEIKGLLVDQATRKFGPSGVEQDLAIQQGVKIAGLGYDEFKQAALTSLQAVSRLESGTADLSADGLSLKGGAYYEAAMEKVKQSLAGILPDGFSLNADLSVAAAGETVDAGVCQTLLREALTDNTILFDSGQSTISEDSFGLLDGLIYTARRCPDSRIQIAGHTDSDGNDATNQFLSERRADAVVSYLSDAGLSLDRLEPKGFGETMPVADNNTAEGKAKNRRIEFVILAQ; this comes from the coding sequence ATGTCAATGTTGAAAAACTGGGTAATTCCCGGTGCCTTGGCCGTCGGGGTCGTCACTGCGATCAGTCTATACACCAAGACTGCAAAAATGGAGGCTGACCTGACCGAGCGCTCGACCGCAGTGCTTCAGGACAAGGGCATGGATTGGGCGACTGTCACATTTGATGGCCGCGACGGGGTGCTGACCGGTGTTGCGCCAGAAGAAGGCGTCAGCGCCTGGGCGGTTGAATTGATTGACATTGTCTGGGGCGTTCATACCATCAATGACGAAACCACCTTGTTGCCATCCCGATCGCCCTTCACCTGGGGGCTGGAGCGCGATGGCAACAATCTCGCCATGATCGGCTATTTGCCTTACGAGCTGTCAAAGAGCGTACCCGCCGACATGCAAACCTTGTTTGATGGGGTGAGTTTCACTTCCAGCACCGATGCCGCCCGTGGCGCGCCTGCTGACATGGACAAGGTCGTCGCCTTCTCAGCCGATCTGGCGAGCCTGTTGCCCAATGCCAAAATCATGCTGGTCGACAATAAGCTAACCATTACGGGCGCACTGGAAGACGGCAACAACGACCATATCGCGCTGTTCAAGGCCATCCAGTCCCGTCTGGCCTCCACAGATCTTGGCGTTATCGAGCTCGATCTGAAAATCGCTGAACCCAAGGCCCCGGTTGAGCAAGCCGCAGACGAGGCGAGTGCCAAGGCCAAAGATGGATTGCTTATAAGCCGCACGGATAAAGGCGTTTCCATTGTTGGCACCGTGCCCAGTGAGGAAATCAAAGGCTTGCTGGTCGATCAGGCAACCCGCAAATTCGGTCCGTCCGGTGTGGAGCAGGATCTCGCCATTCAGCAAGGCGTCAAGATCGCTGGCCTGGGCTATGACGAGTTCAAGCAGGCTGCCTTGACCAGCCTTCAGGCCGTATCACGCCTTGAATCTGGCACTGCTGATTTGAGTGCAGACGGCCTGTCGCTCAAGGGGGGAGCCTATTACGAGGCTGCCATGGAGAAGGTGAAGCAAAGCCTTGCTGGCATCTTGCCAGACGGTTTTTCTCTCAATGCCGACCTTTCGGTCGCAGCAGCCGGCGAAACGGTTGATGCAGGTGTCTGCCAGACCCTGCTGCGCGAAGCGCTGACAGACAATACGATCCTGTTTGACTCCGGCCAATCGACCATTTCGGAAGATTCCTTCGGCCTGCTAGATGGCCTGATCTATACCGCCCGCCGCTGCCCCGATAGCCGCATCCAGATTGCCGGTCACACCGACAGCGACGGCAATGACGCCACCAATCAGTTTTTGTCCGAGCGCCGTGCCGACGCGGTGGTTTCCTATCTGAGTGACGCGGGCTTGTCGCTAGATCGCCTTGAGCCCAAAGGGTTTGGCGAAACCATGCCGGTCGCAGACAACAATACCGCCGAAGGCAAAGCCAAAAATCGCCGCATCGAATTTGTCATTCTGGCTCAATAA
- a CDS encoding glutaminase, producing MGDMISKRHLETLASEAYERGEAHPDCWGEVAGYIPELARIKREQFAISVALNDGRVLSAGRSDVGFSIQSISKVFTLSIALGRVGDSLWNRVGREPSGNPFDSIIRLEQEKGKPRNPFVNAGAIVTTDALLSGHAPKETLSEIIQFVRNAAEDDDIHINKKVAASEKATGYRNLALAHYLRSYDNLQNEPDYTLGVYYHQCAILMTTIQLARAGRFLASLKNAPKLIAPSKVRSLNALMMTCGQYDGSGEFAYRVGLPSKSGVGGGLLIIAPRKGAIAIWSPGLNEQGNSKMGTWAAERLSHDWGWGVF from the coding sequence ATGGGCGACATGATCAGCAAACGGCATTTGGAAACCCTCGCCAGCGAAGCTTATGAACGGGGCGAGGCCCATCCGGACTGCTGGGGTGAGGTGGCAGGCTATATCCCTGAACTGGCCCGCATCAAGCGCGAGCAATTTGCCATTTCCGTGGCTTTGAATGATGGCCGTGTCCTGTCTGCAGGTCGCTCAGATGTCGGCTTTTCGATCCAGTCAATCTCCAAGGTCTTCACCCTGTCCATCGCCCTTGGACGCGTTGGCGACAGCCTTTGGAACCGGGTTGGACGGGAGCCGTCCGGCAACCCGTTTGATTCCATCATCCGGCTGGAACAGGAAAAGGGAAAGCCACGCAATCCCTTTGTCAATGCGGGTGCCATCGTCACCACCGATGCGCTGCTATCCGGCCATGCGCCAAAAGAGACCCTGTCCGAGATCATCCAGTTTGTCCGCAACGCAGCGGAAGATGACGACATCCACATTAACAAAAAGGTCGCGGCATCCGAAAAAGCCACCGGCTACCGCAATTTGGCCCTGGCCCACTATTTGAGATCCTATGACAATCTGCAAAACGAGCCGGACTACACCCTTGGCGTCTATTATCACCAATGCGCCATCCTGATGACCACCATTCAACTGGCAAGGGCGGGGCGCTTTCTGGCCAGCCTCAAGAACGCGCCCAAGCTGATCGCACCTTCCAAGGTTCGCTCTTTGAATGCCCTGATGATGACGTGCGGCCAATATGACGGGTCAGGGGAATTCGCCTATCGCGTCGGCTTGCCTTCAAAGTCTGGTGTCGGTGGCGGCTTGCTGATCATCGCCCCGCGCAAGGGTGCGATCGCAATCTGGTCACCGGGCCTTAATGAACAGGGCAATTCCAAAATGGGCACTTGGGCCGCCGAGCGCCTGTCGCATGACTGGGGCTGGGGCGTGTTCTGA